The genome window agccagcagGTAGCACCGCcttggctaagtctcccaaggagactgggcggtgcaaccgccccagccaggaggtgcaaccgcctgggctcagtctccaagcgagactgggcggtgcaaccgcccctgacagaggttgcactgcctgggctcggtctccaaactctggctaagcggtgcaaccgcctcagtcaggaggtagcaccgcctgagctcagtcttcgagctctggcaggcggtgcaaccgcccctaacaagaggtggcaccgcctagaggctcagtcttcgagctctgccaggcggtgcaaccgctccagtcaggaggtgcaaccgcctgatcccggaattccgggaattgacagttttgagctccaaatttgaattgggttggggcctataaataccccaaccatTCAGCACAGATAGTACAcagaactaacactcgaaatcttgatatctttttgtgattcttagagctcaaaactgttgtaaagaccaaaagttctccttctattctttaaagtttgagttgtaaagagaggagagaaaacttctgtaagagttgtctcctaagcccgtcaaaaggagtgaatctgtaaaagggtggttggccttcgcctattgaaggaaggcctctagttgacgtcggtgacctcgtcggtggaggaagccaaaagtggagtaggtcaagattgaccgaaccactctaaatctcggtttgcatttcctttgagcattttaccttcactgcaaacttctcaatagcttactgccttctgcgattttacgaacgagtttctaagttcagaattttccgaatctacgtttagacgtaaatcggcttttctcgtacgatcatcatatttcagtttacgtttaccttttgatttcaatcataattgtttactgccttctgcgatcttacgaataagtttctaagttcataactttctaaatatgcgtttagacgtaaatcggcttttatcgtacgaacgtcgcactttagtttgcgcttgtattctgctttccatcataaactgcaaactgccttcgtagatctactttaacgtcatctcgcttaatcttaagttaaagtaatcttagaatcggctttcacatcgaaatcatttttatcgaacgaacacagctttcgttttaatcgcgaaaaaattttcgctgcactaattcacccccccccccccccctcttagtgctcttgatcctaacatgttccACCCTTGGCCTCTTGCCTTCCATATGCTTCCCCGCCACCAATGCTTCGGCGGCGACGTATTGGTTGGCGTGCTGGAGCATTTCGGAGACGATCACCAACGGCTTCTCgatcagcgaccagaagaacctcgaaggcttcaaatccaTCAGAAACGCCTGCATGATtagagaagggtgagcgtccgggAATCCCCGGATCTCAATGGCAAAACGTGCCATGAATTGAGAAAGCGGCTCATCTTCGTGCTGGGATAACGcaagcagggtggccatggaaggcctaggtcgcacgctAGCGAGGAAGTTCTATTTGAACTCCTTGGCAAGCTGGTTGAAGGATGAGACCGAGGATTGACGTAGCCGGTTGAACCACACTCGCGCCGGTCCCCTCAAGATGGTCGGGAATGCCCGGCACAttaatgcatcggaggtgccatagagggtcaTCTGAGCTCGGAATGCAGAGACATGCTTCGCGGGGTCGGAGCCGCCGTCATATGTCTCTAATGCCggtagcctgaagttgaggggtactggCTTGTCTtgtacttcctgagtgaaaggggacccgcCTGAGCCGTCTTCGTTGGACTCGCTCTGCAACTTTCGGAAATCACGCTGGAACTCGTCCAAGCGTTGATTAACCTGGGACAGTTGGGCCCTAAGCGAGTCATCCGCCGAAtcggacgatatggtgtcaggcttgAGGTGGGGTAGGGTGACTCGGTAGGTTGCAGGTATGTTCTATCCAggcggacctctcgggtccgtcaCTTGCTCTCGAGCTTCTCCAGTCCCGACCTGCTCCTCGCTCGACCTCTGTCGGGTCGAGTCAGTCGGGGGAGTCACTAGCCGCACGATCTAAGGAATGAGCGgagcgagcgtctgcatcatgcccgcCATGGCTTGCACTTGCTTGGACAGGCCgaggaatgcctcgggtgtcacAGTCGAGGGTCCTGTGACGAATCCGGGGGGCGACAACCCCGGGTCATTGAACAGGCGCCAGTAGCGATCTAGCATTGAGGTCGGAATTCTGCCATCTCTGGGAGCGGGGAGGACCTGACTTTCAGGTTCGACGGAAGGGAGGTCGGCATgcggttctccctcggggagagctctAGCCATATGCTCTAGCGGCatcgccctccttctagcgccaaaatgttagcgAACAAATATGCCGTGGtcggtgagtcagcacggctaggtccgtgggtcaatgtcgggagcctaCTGCGGGGTGATCTGGATGATGAGGTGGTAGGGCCCTCGGGAAGGAGTGTTGTTGGCGTTGGTCGAGATTGGGGCCGATTAACAACTCCACATTGCCGGGTGGCTGGCGCTCCCGTGCCGAGTCCCTCGCCGTCAACAAGTGGTCGCCCTCCTGCAAAAATGGCCTCCGCCGGGTGGTTCCTGGctgtggcccctccgacgagcaagttagtaacgaGAGGGATTGCTTTTCTTTTTCCATTTTTGTTTTCTGCGGCCCCGACCAAGGGTTTTATACTATGGTGCGAGGGTTGATGGTGCGTCGATTCAGCGTCGTCGCTGACCCCCAAGAGATGGGACGACCCTTCTGACCGGTCATCGTTCTGGGATGTGCAGAGCGGTGTCAGACGACACCGCCCCGAGCTCCCGGGACGAGAGATGTGGCATATCTTCTTGGTATAAGCTCCCGGGACGGGACGTGTGACGTAGGGTTTTGACTTGGCGTGCTGTGTTGGCTGTGATGTGTTCAGGTTGCCAAAATATACCATATCAAGTggtatttgtaatttttttctgGGGTCTCCCGTCAAACACAACACAACACAATATGACTACCATCGATGATATGGATTGATtgattttatttatgttttgcCCTCAACTTTTCATATTTCTCGGAATGAATAGAATACACACACACTTAATTAACTCTTGCACCAAACACCAAATACCCTGTTCCTGTCCCCGGCTTGGCTTAAGTATTGCAAATGCACCCTACCCTACCCTGTTCGTGTCCCCGGCTTGGCTTGGCTTGGCTTGCCCCTTACTCTCGCCGGTTGTTTTCGGTGTTCGTCTTCCAtttaacttccatcgatcatttcGCTTCCGTTGATCGACTCAAAGCTCCCATTTTCCCCCTTTCTCTCGTCGCCCCCACCCTTTTACTCTCTTTGGCCATCTCCCATCAACCTTTGGGGTGGAGCATCTTCAATTTGCAAAAGGGATGCCTCCGGGGATGAAACGTCGAAATGTCTCCGCACACCAAGTTAATGACCATCATGCATGACGTGACCTCCACCCCccttcccctcccctcccctcccctcctcgGAAAGACTCGAGCTCGCTTCTCAAATCAAATCCCAGAAGCCGCCCCCACCAACTCCTTTGTGACCATAATAAACGCAGGACAGAAGGTATACATCTTACTTGTGCATGTGAGCCTCACGTAAGTTGCGTTGCAATGTCCCCCTCCTCCACGGTCTGAAGCTTAGGCAACCCGCGGTTGATGATAACATATTCTATCTACCGCCGGAAATTTATGGCTTCACCATTTTCTACGCCGCCGTTTAAGGCCATCCTCTCTCTGACGTATTAATTCCCATGTGCATCAACCGACTGCCGGAGAATAACGTGGCGCCATCCCCTCGCCTGATCTACTATTCCCCCTCCCCTTGTTACCCCCCCGGTGCTCTTCGACGCAACGCCATGTCCCGCCGGCGGACGCTGACGATGACATCAGTGAAGGCCCTCAGGATGTCCTTGTGCACGTTTCGGTCGTTGAGTTCCAGGTAGCAGAAGAGGAGCTCCTCCATGAAATCCCAGTCCGACGCCCGGTTGGGGTCCAGGTGCCGCGCCTCCACCATGTCCTGCATGGACCGACGGAAGTCGTCGTAGGGGTCCTTGGAGTACGTCATTACCGCCACCCCGCCGCCCGGGATCGCCGGCCTGGGATCCGACGTACAGGAGGAGAAGGAGCACGACGGCGAGGAAGACGAGGCGGCGGCGCTTGGTCTAGGATCTCGGAGAAGGGAGTTGGACGTGGCGGGTGATACGAAGAAGCGCTCCGTCGGGCGGAACGCGGTGGGGGCAGGGTCCTCGTCGTACCTCGGCGACTCGGAGGTGAAGTCGTCACCCGCGTCCTCGCGCGAGTAGAGGGAGTGGAACTTCTCGTATTGGAAGCAGTCGTCGTCGGATAGGGTGGCGGAGGGATCGCGGGCGCTGTGGTCGGGGAGGTCGCGGTCGACGGCGAAGGAAGGGGTCCTGGGATACTTGCACGCTGACAGCAGCCAACTGGCGGCGGCCGGTTTTGGGGAATTCGGAGTGTGTAGATGAGACGGAACCTTGCTGAGCTTGGACAGATAGGTTTGGAGAGATTTCTGAAGGCCGTTCTTCCCCATCGCTCTTGAATATTGGATTATGGGGTTTGGTAAGTAGGGAcggggcagagagagagagagagagagagagagagggtgcaaCTGATAGCTGGTATATATATGGTAGGGAGATGAAGCAGTGGCACATGCTGGCAGAGAAAAATTTGACGGAGTGCAGAAGCGGAATGGGACGGTGTAGGTGAAGTATTAGGGGTTGAAAGGTGGTGAGGCGGCCGACGgcaattcattcattcattggtgtAGATTTAACGTAAAGAGGTTATATGCCAAGGCTGAGATGTGGTCGGTGCATCACCATGGAGAGAGTGCGTAAAGGAACAACGGGCAAAAGATGTTTTAAAATTGGATTATGATTGTATGATTCGTGAGGAATTTTAATTTTCAAGCTTGCCCATAAGGATGAGTATTGAAAGGGGAGGAATTTGTAAGAAATATGTTggagatagatatatatatatatatatgtcccaaaaatattctttttgatgCTTAAATCAATAGTTAGTAGGAGATTCGgagaatttaaatttaaaaaaaaacatttatattatatatatattatatattatattttataaataaaaaacggTGAGGTGTAGTAATAAATATTCGATCGTCATCGAATTGAAAGTCCGCATTAAATGTTGTTGTAGTGCCAATATAACCATCCGCACTGATGTCGACTGCTTCCAACTATCATTTTAGTCAAATGGTAGAGGATAATCCTTTTTCAAGTGTTGAGTCATCATCATCTCCATAAGTTGATTATATTCATCATATACATTATACATTATACATTATACATACCAAATATGAACTCTTCTGTCCATCTTTCTAGAAAACAAATCTTGATAATTTTACACACCTTGTTAGGAGGTTAAGGTTACTCTCTCTACAAACAAAACTGAAATATTTACTGTACAAAGAACTCTTTTGTTGGTTTCGCTTGAGATTGGCCGCGACTCCAATCAATCACGCGTCCGAGGACGAGGGTGAGATGTGATCGGAGCGTCGTCTTCTCCGCTCGGATGATGCAGCCTCGACTCGGCTCGAAGGACCTGCCGGCCCATTCCCGTGGCCGACGATGGGCTCCGAGGCCCCATGCCGGCAGGTCGAAGCAAAGCATGTGACCCCCCATCACCTCCACCTTCCACTTCTCCTGTCCAACCTCAAACGAGAAGGATGTGAATCCAGTCAGTTCTCCTTTGTGGCGTGGGAACGCGCCAATATGGAACCCGTGGGAATGACAGGGCTTTCCTGCGAACGGCCCGGTTTTAGAATGCGGAAGGCCAGTCTTCCCACTTCTCGTCCGGATTTGCTGTGATTAAAGCAGGATCCCGTCTATGTCTTCGCATGCACGCCCTGCCAAACAAAGCTTCCTTTCCATGTCCTCCCGTGCCACTACCAGTACCATTCGCGTTTCGTAGTGGACGTCGCACGAGCGAGCTTCTGGTTCCATCGGTCATGTGACGGACGTGGCTGCCAACTTCAGCCCAACACTGGACCtgtctctttctcctctcttgcTTGCTAGTTGGTGTACCAATCGATCAagcgtttattattattattattattattattattattattattattattattattattatttctttggcCTTTTTCATCCTGGCAAATACAGATAGATAATAATCAATGTTAAGCGGGTGCTACTGTTGTGGTCATCACAGAACGAACAAGCATGAATTTGGATCCGCCCACTATTATTGCATCAATATTTTCCACATTAAAGTAATTTAAATGAATGAGCATGAATTTGGACTTGGTTTATTTATCTCAACAACTcaggagaatttttttttaaaataaataaataaatacatcttTGATCTTTTATTATGTCATTTGTGTCAAATAATAAATTAGAGCAAACTGATTCCAACTAAtcctcctttcctttctttttaattttaataataataattgttacggtaagtaacttttttagctgtCGCCTTGGGGTCGACAcggctggttcaggggtccgaacggCCAGGATCAGGCGAGGCTCCTCTCGGGGTCTTGGGGTGGTCGATTACGGGGGATCTGCCTGGAATGCTTCGCGCCGTTGGGTCGGATCGGCTTCGATCGAGTACCTACGCACAGGTCAGGTCGGcgattcggcccgacccctccaacgatcaagtcagtgatgagGAGAGGAACTTTGGGTGAAATCGTGCCTTTTTGTGCTTACCTTGCTCGTTTGGAGCCCAAGGGTATTTATAAGTGAGTTCGATGTTATCTGATGCGCCATCCTGCCGGGGCAGGGCCGTGCACCTGATCGCGTCcgtcgtcgtcgtgggcgttgcgtggaaggccgagctgccgcagggtatggcgagccttggTCGACGCCTTCCTCTGCCTCGTccggtcgtgcggggtcagaTGATGAGGTCGTCTGGGTATGGTGAGCGAGGGTGCACGTTACGTTGGTATTAATGCTCGCcccctggggcagtgtgccgcccAGGGGTGACAGACGTTGGGCGGTGCTACGTCAAATACGGTGTGTCATGTCCTAtttatttttacccctatcatattcccccccccccgaaaggagctatgcgtcggtttttgcatgtagggggtccgatgcatggctgcTGCCTTCTGGTGAATTGGCCACGCGGGCTCGAGGGGTATGTCGTCGATGGGCCGGTCGGGCGGAGTCGAACTCGGCGATCACAGAGCCGacaagggccgaggagcacgacgcaggtgggttaccgtgcaggtgtggtctcgggaggcgtgcagccgagggccgaggagcacgacgcaggcgggttaccgcgcaggtgtggtctcggggggcgtgcagccgagggccgaggagcacgacgcaggcgggttaccgcgcaagcgtggtctcgggaggcgtgcagccgaggaccgaggagcacgacgtaggcgggttaccacgcaggcgtggtctcgggaggcgtgcagccgagggccgaggagcacgatgcaggcaggttaccgcgtaggtgtggtctcagggggcgtgcagccgagggccgaggagcacgatgcagacgGGTTACCACGCAgacgtggtctcgggaggcatgcagccgagggccgaggagcacgacgcaggcgggttaccgcgcaggtgtggtctcggggggcgtgtagccgagggccgaggagcacgatgcaggcgggttaccgcgcaggcgtgatctcgggaggcgtacagccgagggccgaggagcacgacgcaggcgagttaccgcgcaggtgtggtc of Musa acuminata AAA Group cultivar baxijiao chromosome BXJ2-3, Cavendish_Baxijiao_AAA, whole genome shotgun sequence contains these proteins:
- the LOC135606501 gene encoding transcription repressor OFP14-like gives rise to the protein MGKNGLQKSLQTYLSKLSKVPSHLHTPNSPKPAAASWLLSACKYPRTPSFAVDRDLPDHSARDPSATLSDDDCFQYEKFHSLYSREDAGDDFTSESPRYDEDPAPTAFRPTERFFVSPATSNSLLRDPRPSAAASSSSPSCSFSSCTSDPRPAIPGGGVAVMTYSKDPYDDFRRSMQDMVEARHLDPNRASDWDFMEELLFCYLELNDRNVHKDILRAFTDVIVSVRRRDMALRRRAPGG